From a region of the Tachypleus tridentatus isolate NWPU-2018 chromosome 1, ASM421037v1, whole genome shotgun sequence genome:
- the LOC143252189 gene encoding phosphatidylinositol 4,5-bisphosphate 3-kinase catalytic subunit beta isoform-like isoform X1 has protein sequence MGLSTLPYDVWGNGSSVDKITLDVLMPNGLLIPLTVKKDITLFEIKEVSVKDAWEEAQKLPLYGLLHDMQTYIFRCINQTTSEQEELMEENKRICDVRPFQAVLRLVEKKGDKAETQLNAQIGLLIGKGLHEFDALKNPEVNDFRWRMRLACNEWNQNYERKTWMEKLCYKYPLQVEKSSELPPFLLKRIKEGNIVVTIRLECSEMSFKFCVSHSTKVSELLEYVLYKKSFLCGLTKESVAAYLLKISGREEFLFKDYPLSQYKYIRQMISDEKTSELIMISKASVELEHDNVYESIDDIFTNKTSTVNGAMTLSRKKTYTISAWTIQDPFIIKINGVCKLNCEDEIQVAVQAGLCHGGELLCELQSTTEAVVLGGEAEWGEELKFDLEVCNIPRMTRLCLVVYEVAHSIKGIKARKYRSMGPDLYVNPIAWVNTTVYDFKNILKTGTVTLHMWWYSYELQNDDLLNPLGTVVANPDLDNATGLTLTFQKYHSSHPVSYPPLNKILDYAKEHLYEDTDGIPHHASKAYLKHLSEICAQDPLHQMHEQDKDLLWFLRQDCLRKFPHSLPKLLRSLKWYNHHDVAEVKCHLNQVTALLQEWEYLPPEQTLELLDYAYADQAVRSFAVKCLEKMSDEDLSLYLLQLVQALKHESYLYCDLVQFLLCRALRNQHLGHQLFWLLRSEMHVPSVSVRFGLLLEAYCRGAVEHMKSLSKQVEALKKFKAVNKLIHVESFKRKETKEKLRFLMQEALTLNCNHDVFIGLHCPLQPVYKVHKLRIEKCRFMDSKMKPLWLVCENSDSFCQDIYMIYKNGDDLRQDMLTLQMIRIMDKMWKEEGLDFRMIPYQCISTDYNEGLIEVVLNAETIANIQKEKGFSATSAFKKGSLLAWLKDHNPDEKSLNKAVEEFTLSCAGYCVATYVLGIADRHSDNIMVKTNGQLFHIDFGHILGNFKEKFGIRRERVPFVLTNDFVYVITRGSSQKNQAFCRFQEYCEEAFMILRRKGTLIISLFAMMLSTGIPELTSEKDLYYLRETLVLDKTELEALQHFRSKFMEALQNSWKTSLNWLAHNLAKDNKISD, from the exons atgGGCCTTAGTACTCTTCCGTATGATGTCTGGGGAAATGGGTCAAGTGTGGATAAGATCACTTTGGATGTCCTTATGCCCAATGGCCTACTGATACCTCTAACTGTGAAAAAGGACATCACACTGTTTGAAATTAAGGAGGTAAGTGTTAAG gATGCATGGGAAGAGGCACAAAAACTTCCCCTGTATGGTCTTCTTCATGACATGCAGACTTACATCTTTAGATGTATTAACCAGACAACGTCTGAACAGGAAGAGCTGATGGAAGAAAACAAGAGGATCTGTGATGTAAGACCTTTTCAGGCAGTTCTCCGTTTAGTTGAGAAAAAAGGAGACAAAGCAGAGACACAACTTAATGCACAGATTGGTTTGTTAATTGGAAAAG GTCTTCATGAATTTGATGCTTTGAAAAATCCAGAGGTCAATGACTTCAGGTGGAGGATGAGGTTAGCTTGTAATGAGTGGAAccaaaattatgaaagaaaaacatgGATGGAAAAGTTGTGTTATAAGTATCCACTACAAGTAGAGAAATCTTCTGAGCTTCCACCTTTTTTATTGAAGCGAATCAAGGAAGGAAACATAGTAGTAACTATCAGGCTGGAATGTAGTGAG ATGAGTTTCAAGTTCTGTGTTTCTCACTCAACAAAAGTAAGTGAATTACTTGAGTATGTACTATACAAAAAGTCATTCTTGTGTGGATTGACAAAAGAAAGTGTTGCAGCTTACCTTCTGAAAATAAGTGGCAGAGAAGAGTTCTTATTCAAAGACTATCCTCTAAGTCAGTACAAG TATATTCGCCAAATGATTTCTGATGAAAAAACATCTGAATTAATCATGATCTCCAAAGCCAGTGTAGAAT TGGAACATGACAATGTCTATGAATCAATTgatgatattttcacaaataagaCCAGCACAGTGAATGGGGCAATGACTTTAAGCAGGAAAAAGACCTACACAATCTCAGCATGGACTATTCAGGATCCTTTCATCATCAAGATTAACGGTGTTTGCAAGTTGAACTGTGAGGATGAGATTCAG GTGGCAGTTCAAGCAGGTTTGTGCCATGGTGGAGAACTACTCTGTGAACTTCAGTCAACTACTGAGGCTGTGGTTCTAGGTGGCGAGGCCGAATGGGGAGAAGAGCTTAAGTTTGATTTAGAAGTCTGTAATATTCCTCGCATGACTCGTTTGTGCTTAGTTGTCTATGAAGTTGCCCATTCTATAAAGGGCATTAAAGCTCGCAAGTACCGCAGTATGGGACCC GATCTTTATGTTAACCCAATAGCTTGGGTTAATACAACTGTATATGACTTTAAGAACATATTGAAAACAGGAACAGTAACTTTACACATGTGGTGGTATTCTTATGAACTTCAGAATGACGACCTTCTCAATCCACTGGGAACTGTAGTGGCTAATCCTGACTTGGATAATGCCACTGGACTCACTCTCACTTTTCAGAAATATCATTCATCACATCCTGTTTCCTACCCGCCTCTAAATAAG ATTTTAGATTATGCCAAGGAACATCTTTATGAAGATACTGATGGAATA CCTCATCATGCCAGTAAAGCTTATCTCAAACACCTGTCTGAAATTTGTGCTCAGGATCCACTTCATCAGATGCATGAACAAGATAAAGATCTCCTTTGGTTTTTAAGACAGGACTGTTTACGCAAGTTTCCACATTCTTTACCCAAGCTGCTACGTTCATTAAAATGGTACAACCACCATGATGTTGCTGAA GTAAAATGTCATTTGAACCAGGTCACAGCATTGTTGCAAGAGTGGGAGTATCTTCCTCCAGAACAAACATTAGAGTTATTGGATTATGCTTATGCTGATCAGGCTGTTAGAAGTTTTGCTGTAAAATGTTTGGAGAAGATGAG TGATGAGGACCTTTCCTTGTACCTCCTCCAACTTGTCCAGGCTCTCAAACATGAATCTTACCTATATTGTGATCTTGTGCAGTTTCTTCTATGTAGAGCATTAAGAAACCAACATCTTGGACACCAGCTGTTCTGGCTGTTACG ttctgAGATGCATGTGCCATCAGTCTCAGTACGTTTTGGTCTTTTACTTGAAGCATATTGTCGTGGTGCTGTAGAACATATGAAATCTTTATCAAAACAAGTAGAAGCTCTCAAAAAATTCAAAGCTGTTAATAAACTAATCCATGTAGAATCTTTCAAACGTAAG GAGACTAAGGAGAAGTTAAGGTTTTTAATGCAAGAGGCACTAACATTGAACTGTAATCATGATGTCTTTATTGGCCTTCATTGCCCACTTCAGCCTGTCTATAAGGTTCATAAACTGAG aaTTGAGAAGTGCCGTTTTATGGATTCCAAAATGAAACCCCTTTGGTTAGTCTGTGAAAACAGTGATTCCTTTTGCCAAGATATTTATATGATTTACAAGAATGGTGATG attTACGACAGGATATGCTAACACTTCAGATGATTCGCATCATGGACAAAATGTGGAAAGAGGAAGGTTTAGACTTTCG GATGATTCCTTACCAGTGTATTTCAACAGATTACAATGAAGGGCTGATTGAAGTTGTTTTGAATGCTGAAACAATTGCCAATATTCAGAAAGAAAAAGGCTTCTCTGCTACTTCAGCCTTCAAGAAAGGGTCATTACTTGCATGGCTTAAAGACCACAATCCTGATGAGAAAAG tctTAATAAAGCAGTGGAAGAATTTACCCTTTCTTGTGCTGGTTACTGTGTAGCAACTTATGTTCTTGGAATAGCAGACAGACACAGTGACAACATCATGGTGAAAACCAATGGACAG TTGTTTCATATAGATTTTGGACATATTCTGGgaaatttcaaagaaaagtttGGAATTAGAAGAGAAAGAGTTCCTTTTGTGCTTACAAATGACTTTGTTTATGTTATTACCAGAGGAAGTAGCCAGAAAAACCAGGCATTTTGCAG
- the LOC143252189 gene encoding phosphatidylinositol 4,5-bisphosphate 3-kinase catalytic subunit beta isoform-like isoform X7: MGLSTLPYDVWGNGSSVDKITLDVLMPNGLLIPLTVKKDITLFEIKEVSVKDAWEEAQKLPLYGLLHDMQTYIFRCINQTTSEQEELMEENKRICDVRPFQAVLRLVEKKGDKAETQLNAQIGLLIGKGLHEFDALKNPEVNDFRWRMRLACNEWNQNYERKTWMEKLCYKYPLQVEKSSELPPFLLKRIKEGNIVVTIRLECSEMSFKFCVSHSTKVSELLEYVLYKKSFLCGLTKESVAAYLLKISGREEFLFKDYPLSQYKYIRQMISDEKTSELIMISKASVELEHDNVYESIDDIFTNKTSTVNGAMTLSRKKTYTISAWTIQDPFIIKINGVCKLNCEDEIQVAVQAGLCHGGELLCELQSTTEAVVLGGEAEWGEELKFDLEVCNIPRMTRLCLVVYEVAHSIKGIKARKYRSMGPDLYVNPIAWVNTTVYDFKNILKTGTVTLHMWWYSYELQNDDLLNPLGTVVANPDLDNATGLTLTFQKYHSSHPVSYPPLNKILDYAKEHLYEDTDGIPHHASKAYLKHLSEICAQDPLHQMHEQDKDLLWFLRQDCLRKFPHSLPKLLRSLKWYNHHDVAEVKCHLNQVTALLQEWEYLPPEQTLELLDYAYADQAVRSFAVKCLEKMSSEMHVPSVSVRFGLLLEAYCRGAVEHMKSLSKQVEALKKFKAVNKLIHVESFKRKETKEKLRFLMQEALTLNCNHDVFIGLHCPLQPVYKVHKLRIEKCRFMDSKMKPLWLVCENSDSFCQDIYMIYKNGDDLRQDMLTLQMIRIMDKMWKEEGLDFRMIPYQCISTDYNEGLIEVVLNAETIANIQKEKGFSATSAFKKGSLLAWLKDHNPDEKSLNKAVEEFTLSCAGYCVATYVLGIADRHSDNIMVKTNGQLFHIDFGHILGNFKEKFGIRRERVPFVLTNDFVYVITRGSSQKNQAFCRFQEYCEEAFMILRRKGTLIISLFAMMLSTGIPELTSEKDLYYLRETLVLDKTELEALQHFRSKFMEALQNSWKTSLNWLAHNLAKDNKISD, encoded by the exons atgGGCCTTAGTACTCTTCCGTATGATGTCTGGGGAAATGGGTCAAGTGTGGATAAGATCACTTTGGATGTCCTTATGCCCAATGGCCTACTGATACCTCTAACTGTGAAAAAGGACATCACACTGTTTGAAATTAAGGAGGTAAGTGTTAAG gATGCATGGGAAGAGGCACAAAAACTTCCCCTGTATGGTCTTCTTCATGACATGCAGACTTACATCTTTAGATGTATTAACCAGACAACGTCTGAACAGGAAGAGCTGATGGAAGAAAACAAGAGGATCTGTGATGTAAGACCTTTTCAGGCAGTTCTCCGTTTAGTTGAGAAAAAAGGAGACAAAGCAGAGACACAACTTAATGCACAGATTGGTTTGTTAATTGGAAAAG GTCTTCATGAATTTGATGCTTTGAAAAATCCAGAGGTCAATGACTTCAGGTGGAGGATGAGGTTAGCTTGTAATGAGTGGAAccaaaattatgaaagaaaaacatgGATGGAAAAGTTGTGTTATAAGTATCCACTACAAGTAGAGAAATCTTCTGAGCTTCCACCTTTTTTATTGAAGCGAATCAAGGAAGGAAACATAGTAGTAACTATCAGGCTGGAATGTAGTGAG ATGAGTTTCAAGTTCTGTGTTTCTCACTCAACAAAAGTAAGTGAATTACTTGAGTATGTACTATACAAAAAGTCATTCTTGTGTGGATTGACAAAAGAAAGTGTTGCAGCTTACCTTCTGAAAATAAGTGGCAGAGAAGAGTTCTTATTCAAAGACTATCCTCTAAGTCAGTACAAG TATATTCGCCAAATGATTTCTGATGAAAAAACATCTGAATTAATCATGATCTCCAAAGCCAGTGTAGAAT TGGAACATGACAATGTCTATGAATCAATTgatgatattttcacaaataagaCCAGCACAGTGAATGGGGCAATGACTTTAAGCAGGAAAAAGACCTACACAATCTCAGCATGGACTATTCAGGATCCTTTCATCATCAAGATTAACGGTGTTTGCAAGTTGAACTGTGAGGATGAGATTCAG GTGGCAGTTCAAGCAGGTTTGTGCCATGGTGGAGAACTACTCTGTGAACTTCAGTCAACTACTGAGGCTGTGGTTCTAGGTGGCGAGGCCGAATGGGGAGAAGAGCTTAAGTTTGATTTAGAAGTCTGTAATATTCCTCGCATGACTCGTTTGTGCTTAGTTGTCTATGAAGTTGCCCATTCTATAAAGGGCATTAAAGCTCGCAAGTACCGCAGTATGGGACCC GATCTTTATGTTAACCCAATAGCTTGGGTTAATACAACTGTATATGACTTTAAGAACATATTGAAAACAGGAACAGTAACTTTACACATGTGGTGGTATTCTTATGAACTTCAGAATGACGACCTTCTCAATCCACTGGGAACTGTAGTGGCTAATCCTGACTTGGATAATGCCACTGGACTCACTCTCACTTTTCAGAAATATCATTCATCACATCCTGTTTCCTACCCGCCTCTAAATAAG ATTTTAGATTATGCCAAGGAACATCTTTATGAAGATACTGATGGAATA CCTCATCATGCCAGTAAAGCTTATCTCAAACACCTGTCTGAAATTTGTGCTCAGGATCCACTTCATCAGATGCATGAACAAGATAAAGATCTCCTTTGGTTTTTAAGACAGGACTGTTTACGCAAGTTTCCACATTCTTTACCCAAGCTGCTACGTTCATTAAAATGGTACAACCACCATGATGTTGCTGAA GTAAAATGTCATTTGAACCAGGTCACAGCATTGTTGCAAGAGTGGGAGTATCTTCCTCCAGAACAAACATTAGAGTTATTGGATTATGCTTATGCTGATCAGGCTGTTAGAAGTTTTGCTGTAAAATGTTTGGAGAAGATGAG ttctgAGATGCATGTGCCATCAGTCTCAGTACGTTTTGGTCTTTTACTTGAAGCATATTGTCGTGGTGCTGTAGAACATATGAAATCTTTATCAAAACAAGTAGAAGCTCTCAAAAAATTCAAAGCTGTTAATAAACTAATCCATGTAGAATCTTTCAAACGTAAG GAGACTAAGGAGAAGTTAAGGTTTTTAATGCAAGAGGCACTAACATTGAACTGTAATCATGATGTCTTTATTGGCCTTCATTGCCCACTTCAGCCTGTCTATAAGGTTCATAAACTGAG aaTTGAGAAGTGCCGTTTTATGGATTCCAAAATGAAACCCCTTTGGTTAGTCTGTGAAAACAGTGATTCCTTTTGCCAAGATATTTATATGATTTACAAGAATGGTGATG attTACGACAGGATATGCTAACACTTCAGATGATTCGCATCATGGACAAAATGTGGAAAGAGGAAGGTTTAGACTTTCG GATGATTCCTTACCAGTGTATTTCAACAGATTACAATGAAGGGCTGATTGAAGTTGTTTTGAATGCTGAAACAATTGCCAATATTCAGAAAGAAAAAGGCTTCTCTGCTACTTCAGCCTTCAAGAAAGGGTCATTACTTGCATGGCTTAAAGACCACAATCCTGATGAGAAAAG tctTAATAAAGCAGTGGAAGAATTTACCCTTTCTTGTGCTGGTTACTGTGTAGCAACTTATGTTCTTGGAATAGCAGACAGACACAGTGACAACATCATGGTGAAAACCAATGGACAG TTGTTTCATATAGATTTTGGACATATTCTGGgaaatttcaaagaaaagtttGGAATTAGAAGAGAAAGAGTTCCTTTTGTGCTTACAAATGACTTTGTTTATGTTATTACCAGAGGAAGTAGCCAGAAAAACCAGGCATTTTGCAG
- the LOC143252189 gene encoding phosphatidylinositol 4,5-bisphosphate 3-kinase catalytic subunit beta isoform-like isoform X6, translating into MGLSTLPYDVWGNGSSVDKITLDVLMPNGLLIPLTVKKDITLFEIKEVSVKDAWEEAQKLPLYGLLHDMQTYIFRCINQTTSEQEELMEENKRICDVRPFQAVLRLVEKKGDKAETQLNAQIGLLIGKGLHEFDALKNPEVNDFRWRMRLACNEWNQNYERKTWMEKLCYKYPLQVEKSSELPPFLLKRIKEGNIVVTIRLECSEMSFKFCVSHSTKVSELLEYVLYKKSFLCGLTKESVAAYLLKISGREEFLFKDYPLSQYKYIRQMISDEKTSELIMISKASVELEHDNVYESIDDIFTNKTSTVNGAMTLSRKKTYTISAWTIQDPFIIKINGVCKLNCEDEIQVAVQAGLCHGGELLCELQSTTEAVVLGGEAEWGEELKFDLEVCNIPRMTRLCLVVYEVAHSIKGIKARKYRSMGPNDDLLNPLGTVVANPDLDNATGLTLTFQKYHSSHPVSYPPLNKILDYAKEHLYEDTDGIPHHASKAYLKHLSEICAQDPLHQMHEQDKDLLWFLRQDCLRKFPHSLPKLLRSLKWYNHHDVAEVTALLQEWEYLPPEQTLELLDYAYADQAVRSFAVKCLEKMSDEDLSLYLLQLVQALKHESYLYCDLVQFLLCRALRNQHLGHQLFWLLRSEMHVPSVSVRFGLLLEAYCRGAVEHMKSLSKQVEALKKFKAVNKLIHVESFKRKETKEKLRFLMQEALTLNCNHDVFIGLHCPLQPVYKVHKLRIEKCRFMDSKMKPLWLVCENSDSFCQDIYMIYKNGDDLRQDMLTLQMIRIMDKMWKEEGLDFRMIPYQCISTDYNEGLIEVVLNAETIANIQKEKGFSATSAFKKGSLLAWLKDHNPDEKSLNKAVEEFTLSCAGYCVATYVLGIADRHSDNIMVKTNGQLFHIDFGHILGNFKEKFGIRRERVPFVLTNDFVYVITRGSSQKNQAFCRFQEYCEEAFMILRRKGTLIISLFAMMLSTGIPELTSEKDLYYLRETLVLDKTELEALQHFRSKFMEALQNSWKTSLNWLAHNLAKDNKISD; encoded by the exons atgGGCCTTAGTACTCTTCCGTATGATGTCTGGGGAAATGGGTCAAGTGTGGATAAGATCACTTTGGATGTCCTTATGCCCAATGGCCTACTGATACCTCTAACTGTGAAAAAGGACATCACACTGTTTGAAATTAAGGAGGTAAGTGTTAAG gATGCATGGGAAGAGGCACAAAAACTTCCCCTGTATGGTCTTCTTCATGACATGCAGACTTACATCTTTAGATGTATTAACCAGACAACGTCTGAACAGGAAGAGCTGATGGAAGAAAACAAGAGGATCTGTGATGTAAGACCTTTTCAGGCAGTTCTCCGTTTAGTTGAGAAAAAAGGAGACAAAGCAGAGACACAACTTAATGCACAGATTGGTTTGTTAATTGGAAAAG GTCTTCATGAATTTGATGCTTTGAAAAATCCAGAGGTCAATGACTTCAGGTGGAGGATGAGGTTAGCTTGTAATGAGTGGAAccaaaattatgaaagaaaaacatgGATGGAAAAGTTGTGTTATAAGTATCCACTACAAGTAGAGAAATCTTCTGAGCTTCCACCTTTTTTATTGAAGCGAATCAAGGAAGGAAACATAGTAGTAACTATCAGGCTGGAATGTAGTGAG ATGAGTTTCAAGTTCTGTGTTTCTCACTCAACAAAAGTAAGTGAATTACTTGAGTATGTACTATACAAAAAGTCATTCTTGTGTGGATTGACAAAAGAAAGTGTTGCAGCTTACCTTCTGAAAATAAGTGGCAGAGAAGAGTTCTTATTCAAAGACTATCCTCTAAGTCAGTACAAG TATATTCGCCAAATGATTTCTGATGAAAAAACATCTGAATTAATCATGATCTCCAAAGCCAGTGTAGAAT TGGAACATGACAATGTCTATGAATCAATTgatgatattttcacaaataagaCCAGCACAGTGAATGGGGCAATGACTTTAAGCAGGAAAAAGACCTACACAATCTCAGCATGGACTATTCAGGATCCTTTCATCATCAAGATTAACGGTGTTTGCAAGTTGAACTGTGAGGATGAGATTCAG GTGGCAGTTCAAGCAGGTTTGTGCCATGGTGGAGAACTACTCTGTGAACTTCAGTCAACTACTGAGGCTGTGGTTCTAGGTGGCGAGGCCGAATGGGGAGAAGAGCTTAAGTTTGATTTAGAAGTCTGTAATATTCCTCGCATGACTCGTTTGTGCTTAGTTGTCTATGAAGTTGCCCATTCTATAAAGGGCATTAAAGCTCGCAAGTACCGCAGTATGGGACCC AATGACGACCTTCTCAATCCACTGGGAACTGTAGTGGCTAATCCTGACTTGGATAATGCCACTGGACTCACTCTCACTTTTCAGAAATATCATTCATCACATCCTGTTTCCTACCCGCCTCTAAATAAG ATTTTAGATTATGCCAAGGAACATCTTTATGAAGATACTGATGGAATA CCTCATCATGCCAGTAAAGCTTATCTCAAACACCTGTCTGAAATTTGTGCTCAGGATCCACTTCATCAGATGCATGAACAAGATAAAGATCTCCTTTGGTTTTTAAGACAGGACTGTTTACGCAAGTTTCCACATTCTTTACCCAAGCTGCTACGTTCATTAAAATGGTACAACCACCATGATGTTGCTGAA GTCACAGCATTGTTGCAAGAGTGGGAGTATCTTCCTCCAGAACAAACATTAGAGTTATTGGATTATGCTTATGCTGATCAGGCTGTTAGAAGTTTTGCTGTAAAATGTTTGGAGAAGATGAG TGATGAGGACCTTTCCTTGTACCTCCTCCAACTTGTCCAGGCTCTCAAACATGAATCTTACCTATATTGTGATCTTGTGCAGTTTCTTCTATGTAGAGCATTAAGAAACCAACATCTTGGACACCAGCTGTTCTGGCTGTTACG ttctgAGATGCATGTGCCATCAGTCTCAGTACGTTTTGGTCTTTTACTTGAAGCATATTGTCGTGGTGCTGTAGAACATATGAAATCTTTATCAAAACAAGTAGAAGCTCTCAAAAAATTCAAAGCTGTTAATAAACTAATCCATGTAGAATCTTTCAAACGTAAG GAGACTAAGGAGAAGTTAAGGTTTTTAATGCAAGAGGCACTAACATTGAACTGTAATCATGATGTCTTTATTGGCCTTCATTGCCCACTTCAGCCTGTCTATAAGGTTCATAAACTGAG aaTTGAGAAGTGCCGTTTTATGGATTCCAAAATGAAACCCCTTTGGTTAGTCTGTGAAAACAGTGATTCCTTTTGCCAAGATATTTATATGATTTACAAGAATGGTGATG attTACGACAGGATATGCTAACACTTCAGATGATTCGCATCATGGACAAAATGTGGAAAGAGGAAGGTTTAGACTTTCG GATGATTCCTTACCAGTGTATTTCAACAGATTACAATGAAGGGCTGATTGAAGTTGTTTTGAATGCTGAAACAATTGCCAATATTCAGAAAGAAAAAGGCTTCTCTGCTACTTCAGCCTTCAAGAAAGGGTCATTACTTGCATGGCTTAAAGACCACAATCCTGATGAGAAAAG tctTAATAAAGCAGTGGAAGAATTTACCCTTTCTTGTGCTGGTTACTGTGTAGCAACTTATGTTCTTGGAATAGCAGACAGACACAGTGACAACATCATGGTGAAAACCAATGGACAG TTGTTTCATATAGATTTTGGACATATTCTGGgaaatttcaaagaaaagtttGGAATTAGAAGAGAAAGAGTTCCTTTTGTGCTTACAAATGACTTTGTTTATGTTATTACCAGAGGAAGTAGCCAGAAAAACCAGGCATTTTGCAG